A window of Microcystis aeruginosa FD4 contains these coding sequences:
- a CDS encoding WD40/YVTN/BNR-like repeat-containing protein yields MINRQSLLRFAHKLHLILLIIATVFCLWSNPAFAHRPHDVISQVEVSPDFQTDNTVYILVRNNFYKSSDGGNNWTRLIQGLDYTGELSSLSLSPLNKNILYLASRSNGIYKSEDAGESWQKVNQGLETDFINFVQIAPSDPNIAAAVGLEKGVYLTEDGGKNWSNIFPTTALITSLAITPNNPGRIFFGDEQGKLYTSSDGGKTWQNLTLPANVGAVDTMAFSPNLDRDKTFFVGTEEAGIFKTVDDGKTFQAVNEGIKDKIIEDIVISPQYAQNSTLYAITWYDGMYVSQDGGKSWTKMSEGLTKDKQADDYKVPHFMDLKVVEDTMFLGGFNGLFKTTDSGKQWQEIETLARGTVIAMAVSPNYAQDGTVVIANYVGNIFISRDKGETWTPINRGLEVYRLGKDPEESGQDPRRFFDIAFSPNYGEDRTVFAGFLRNRFAKSDNGGDLWKIIEIDEGVRGPRIVPSPDFAKDKTLFLTNQQGRIFRSTDGGNTVKNISEVGRISGNYAPAMAASPDFAKDKTLFVTGTEGIYQSVDGGLTWKNVTQGTPLSKTANVQLAISPNYPSDGTIFAGTISGLFVSKDGAKSWTKLEKPGFNPNTSVETIAISPNYANDRTVIVSLQGDGLFKSTDGGETFKSIGDPKIPLVKIHSIPSSGISVQFSPNYAQDQTLFGFGGAQTTVFRSTDGGETWTSVTIPPHAEENTPRYKIGEFFSGPLGTILRLVIPILLAIAAYFLVGFLKLEKVINLPKSFFPMAAAFMIFLFVFFVIITQV; encoded by the coding sequence ATGATTAATCGCCAAAGTTTGCTGAGATTCGCCCACAAGTTGCATCTCATTTTATTGATAATCGCTACAGTTTTTTGTCTCTGGAGTAATCCTGCTTTTGCCCATCGTCCCCATGATGTGATTAGTCAAGTGGAAGTTTCTCCTGATTTCCAGACAGATAATACAGTATATATCTTGGTGCGAAATAACTTTTATAAGTCTAGCGATGGAGGTAACAACTGGACAAGATTAATTCAAGGTTTAGATTATACGGGTGAATTAAGTTCTCTATCCCTATCTCCCCTCAATAAAAATATTCTCTATTTAGCTTCAAGATCCAATGGTATTTATAAAAGTGAAGATGCGGGGGAATCTTGGCAGAAAGTTAATCAGGGTTTAGAAACTGATTTTATTAACTTTGTCCAAATTGCCCCTTCCGATCCTAATATAGCAGCAGCAGTGGGATTAGAAAAAGGGGTTTATTTAACCGAAGATGGCGGTAAAAATTGGTCAAATATTTTTCCCACCACGGCACTGATAACCTCTCTAGCTATTACTCCCAACAATCCAGGGCGAATTTTTTTCGGGGATGAACAGGGTAAATTATACACTTCCTCCGATGGGGGGAAAACTTGGCAAAATCTCACCTTACCCGCTAATGTGGGGGCAGTAGATACAATGGCTTTTTCTCCTAATTTAGACAGGGATAAAACCTTTTTTGTCGGCACAGAAGAAGCAGGTATTTTTAAAACCGTTGATGATGGTAAAACCTTCCAAGCCGTTAACGAAGGAATTAAAGATAAAATCATCGAAGACATCGTTATTTCTCCCCAGTATGCCCAAAATTCAACCCTTTATGCCATTACTTGGTATGACGGAATGTATGTTTCGCAAGATGGGGGCAAAAGTTGGACAAAGATGAGCGAGGGTTTAACCAAAGATAAACAGGCTGATGATTATAAAGTTCCCCATTTTATGGATTTAAAAGTCGTTGAAGATACGATGTTTTTAGGGGGATTTAATGGCTTATTTAAAACCACGGATAGCGGCAAACAATGGCAGGAAATAGAAACTTTAGCCCGGGGAACAGTTATCGCTATGGCGGTTTCTCCTAATTATGCCCAGGATGGTACTGTCGTCATTGCTAATTATGTAGGCAATATCTTCATCAGTCGGGATAAAGGGGAAACTTGGACACCAATTAATCGCGGTTTAGAGGTTTATCGACTTGGTAAAGATCCCGAAGAATCAGGACAAGATCCCCGGCGTTTCTTTGACATTGCCTTTTCTCCTAACTATGGAGAAGATCGAACTGTTTTTGCTGGGTTTTTACGCAATAGATTTGCCAAATCCGATAACGGTGGTGATTTATGGAAAATTATCGAAATTGATGAAGGAGTCCGCGGTCCGCGGATAGTTCCTTCTCCAGATTTTGCCAAGGATAAAACTCTTTTTCTCACCAATCAGCAGGGTAGAATATTTCGTTCTACCGATGGAGGAAATACGGTTAAAAATATCAGTGAAGTGGGCAGAATTTCCGGTAATTATGCCCCTGCTATGGCAGCTTCCCCCGATTTTGCTAAGGATAAAACTTTGTTTGTCACGGGAACGGAGGGTATTTATCAAAGTGTTGATGGTGGACTAACTTGGAAAAATGTCACTCAAGGAACACCCCTATCAAAAACCGCTAATGTGCAGTTGGCAATTTCTCCCAATTATCCCAGTGATGGAACTATTTTTGCTGGGACAATTTCTGGTTTGTTTGTCAGCAAAGATGGGGCTAAAAGTTGGACAAAATTAGAGAAACCGGGGTTTAATCCCAATACCTCAGTAGAAACCATTGCTATCTCTCCTAATTATGCTAATGATCGCACGGTAATAGTTAGTTTACAGGGAGATGGGTTGTTTAAATCTACCGATGGCGGGGAAACTTTTAAATCAATTGGTGATCCTAAAATACCCCTAGTGAAAATTCATAGTATCCCTTCCTCTGGTATCTCCGTCCAGTTTTCTCCTAATTACGCTCAAGATCAAACTTTATTCGGTTTTGGTGGCGCTCAAACTACAGTTTTTCGTTCCACCGATGGGGGAGAAACTTGGACAAGTGTAACTATTCCTCCTCACGCGGAAGAAAATACACCCCGCTATAAAATCGGTGAGTTTTTCTCTGGTCCCCTTGGCACAATCCTGCGCTTAGTTATCCCAATTCTCCTGGCAATCGCCGCTTATTTTCTGGTGGGTTTCCTGAAACTGGAGAAAGTTATTAATCTTCCTAAATCCTTCTTCCCCATGGCAGCAGCATTTATGATTTTTCTGTTTGTTTTCTTCGTTATCATCACCCAAGTTTAG
- the pth gene encoding aminoacyl-tRNA hydrolase produces MNSDKTPNLIIPQLIIGLGNPEPKYDRTRHNIGFEAVDALARDWGLSWQENKRFHGFIAEGDSSLPGKIRLLKPQTYMNRSGQSVRAVLDWYKLAPESILVIYDDMDLPLGRLRIRLSGSAGGHNGIKSMIAHVGTENFARLRIGIGKSTEKATISHVLGRFTPQENEVILKVLDLSRKAIELGLKQGLQKAMSLYNNQSVEIGSNLC; encoded by the coding sequence ATGAATTCCGATAAAACCCCTAATTTAATCATTCCTCAGCTAATTATCGGTTTGGGTAATCCCGAACCCAAATATGATCGCACCCGTCATAATATCGGTTTTGAAGCTGTGGACGCATTAGCGCGGGATTGGGGGCTATCTTGGCAGGAAAATAAGCGATTTCACGGTTTTATCGCTGAGGGTGACAGTTCTCTCCCGGGCAAAATTCGTCTTTTGAAACCCCAAACCTATATGAATCGCTCCGGGCAATCGGTGCGAGCGGTGCTGGACTGGTATAAACTAGCTCCAGAGTCGATTTTAGTCATTTACGATGATATGGATCTGCCCCTAGGCCGGTTGAGAATCCGTCTATCGGGATCGGCGGGCGGACACAACGGTATTAAATCGATGATTGCCCACGTTGGCACGGAAAACTTCGCTCGTTTACGCATAGGAATCGGTAAATCAACCGAAAAAGCGACAATTTCCCACGTTTTAGGCCGATTCACCCCCCAAGAAAACGAAGTGATCTTGAAAGTGTTAGACTTGTCCAGAAAAGCGATCGAACTTGGTCTCAAACAAGGGTTACAAAAGGCAATGAGTCTCTACAATAATCAAAGTGTAGAGATTGGTTCTAATCTATGCTGA
- a CDS encoding DUF2811 domain-containing protein encodes MNTSVSILAEIPEILHQSLQQYLETHPGWDQDGVFTAAVSFFLLNCQSSERMNFEEQNSCAKVYLETLFQRSEC; translated from the coding sequence ATGAATACATCAGTCAGTATCTTGGCAGAAATCCCCGAAATCCTCCACCAATCCCTACAACAATATCTAGAAACTCACCCTGGTTGGGATCAAGATGGTGTGTTTACGGCGGCCGTATCATTTTTTCTACTTAATTGTCAATCCTCCGAAAGGATGAATTTTGAGGAGCAAAATAGCTGTGCCAAGGTTTATCTAGAAACTTTGTTCCAGCGCTCGGAGTGCTAA
- a CDS encoding universal stress protein, whose amino-acid sequence MFKNIVVALDCGELSPRVLHALNSLSLTANSRIILTHILGKEGDESPVDRPHSSREIIEDQLRCYQSQIAAPSEIEVIFGDPAEEIIRLANIYHADLILIGSRGLTGVQRVIEDSVSSLVVAEATCSVLVVKA is encoded by the coding sequence ATGTTTAAAAATATCGTTGTTGCCTTAGATTGTGGGGAATTATCGCCTCGAGTCCTTCATGCTTTGAATTCCCTTTCTCTAACGGCAAATTCTCGCATCATCCTCACCCATATCCTCGGTAAGGAGGGAGATGAATCGCCAGTGGATCGCCCTCACTCCTCCCGTGAGATCATTGAAGATCAATTGCGCTGCTATCAATCCCAGATTGCTGCCCCTAGTGAAATCGAAGTCATCTTTGGCGATCCAGCGGAGGAAATTATTCGTTTAGCTAATATCTATCATGCTGATCTGATCCTGATCGGTAGCCGGGGATTAACGGGAGTTCAACGGGTGATCGAAGATTCTGTTAGTAGTCTCGTGGTGGCAGAAGCTACCTGTTCCGTATTGGTGGTAAAAGCATAG
- the map gene encoding type I methionyl aminopeptidase: MNILTKLLFPETKTPEQVGSPRVQKSRRGIETKSAAEIVIMRQAGKIAATVLKEIAEIAQPGMTTAALDAYAEKRIREMGATPSFKGYYGFPASICASVDNEVVHGIPSPKKRLKAGSVLKVDTGAYYQGYHGDSCITIAIGSVSPKAEKLIRVAEEALYKGINQVKAGNYLLDIAGAIEDHVQANGFQVVEDFTGHGVGRNLHEEPSVFNFRTHQLPNVKLRAGMTLAIEPIVNGGSKHTRTLRDRWTVVTMDNALSAQFEHTVLVTATGYEILTDRNNL, translated from the coding sequence ATGAACATCCTAACCAAGCTGCTTTTTCCCGAAACTAAAACCCCAGAGCAAGTAGGTTCGCCGCGAGTACAGAAAAGCCGCCGGGGAATCGAGACCAAATCCGCCGCAGAAATCGTTATTATGCGACAAGCGGGTAAAATTGCCGCCACAGTCCTCAAGGAAATTGCCGAGATCGCTCAACCCGGAATGACGACGGCGGCTCTGGATGCCTACGCAGAAAAACGTATCCGCGAAATGGGTGCTACTCCCAGTTTTAAAGGTTATTATGGCTTTCCTGCCTCGATTTGTGCCTCCGTCGATAACGAAGTCGTTCACGGTATCCCTAGCCCGAAAAAACGCCTCAAAGCCGGTTCTGTGTTAAAGGTAGATACGGGGGCCTACTACCAAGGTTATCATGGGGATTCCTGTATCACGATCGCGATCGGTTCCGTCTCTCCCAAAGCCGAAAAATTAATCCGCGTGGCGGAAGAAGCTTTATATAAAGGCATAAATCAGGTAAAAGCTGGCAATTATCTGCTCGATATTGCAGGAGCGATCGAAGATCACGTTCAAGCTAACGGTTTCCAGGTGGTAGAAGATTTTACTGGTCATGGAGTCGGCAGAAATCTCCACGAAGAACCCTCGGTATTTAATTTTCGCACTCATCAGTTACCCAATGTCAAACTCCGCGCTGGGATGACTCTGGCAATTGAACCAATTGTCAATGGGGGCTCTAAACATACCAGAACTTTGCGCGATCGTTGGACGGTGGTGACGATGGATAATGCTCTCTCTGCTCAATTTGAGCATACTGTCCTAGTAACCGCCACGGGTTACGAAATCCTAACCGATCGCAATAACCTATAA
- the trxA gene encoding thioredoxin — MAVKKEFSSFQELLQTTNLPVLVDFYATWCGPCQMMAPILEQTGMYFKNRLQIVKIDTDKYPNLATKYGIQALPTLVVFKNGQPIDRIEGVVQVNQLVQHLQTLL, encoded by the coding sequence ATGGCAGTCAAAAAAGAGTTTTCCAGTTTTCAGGAACTGTTGCAAACCACTAATCTTCCCGTGTTAGTGGATTTCTATGCCACTTGGTGTGGTCCTTGTCAAATGATGGCCCCGATTCTAGAACAAACGGGAATGTATTTCAAAAATCGCCTACAAATTGTTAAAATTGATACAGACAAATATCCTAATTTAGCCACCAAGTACGGTATTCAAGCTTTACCGACTTTAGTAGTCTTTAAAAATGGTCAACCGATCGATCGAATCGAGGGAGTGGTGCAGGTTAACCAACTGGTTCAACATTTACAAACTCTGTTGTAA
- a CDS encoding DUF427 domain-containing protein: MAKAIWNGAVVAESDNCEIVEGNYYFPPDTIKAEYFQPSNTHTICSWKGEASYYTLRVNGQDNKDAAWYYPDPKPKAQNIKGYIAFWRGVQVEK; this comes from the coding sequence ATGGCCAAGGCGATTTGGAATGGTGCAGTGGTAGCGGAAAGCGATAACTGTGAAATTGTCGAGGGGAACTACTATTTTCCCCCCGATACCATCAAAGCTGAATATTTTCAACCCAGTAACACCCATACCATTTGTTCTTGGAAAGGAGAGGCTAGTTATTATACTCTCAGGGTAAATGGACAAGACAATAAAGATGCCGCTTGGTATTATCCCGATCCTAAACCAAAAGCCCAAAATATTAAAGGATATATCGCTTTTTGGCGAGGTGTGCAGGTTGAGAAATGA
- the coaD gene encoding pantetheine-phosphate adenylyltransferase produces MIAIYPGSFDPVTLGHLDIIERSVPLFERVIVAVLCNPHKNPLFTVEKRIEQISYCTKHLKNVEIDSFSGLTVEYARLKGAKVLLRGLRVLSDFEKELQMAHTNKTLWEGIETVFLATTKEYSFLSSSVVKEIAQFGGSVSHLVPENVSRDIYSYYS; encoded by the coding sequence ATGATCGCCATCTACCCCGGCAGCTTCGATCCAGTTACACTCGGTCATTTAGATATTATCGAACGCAGTGTGCCACTATTCGAGCGAGTAATCGTGGCAGTTCTCTGCAATCCCCATAAAAACCCCTTATTTACCGTCGAAAAACGCATAGAACAGATCAGTTACTGTACAAAACACCTGAAAAACGTTGAGATAGACAGTTTTTCAGGATTGACGGTTGAATATGCCAGATTGAAAGGCGCTAAGGTACTTTTGCGGGGGTTGCGGGTCCTCTCGGACTTTGAAAAAGAACTGCAAATGGCACATACCAATAAAACTCTCTGGGAAGGAATCGAAACGGTTTTTTTAGCTACCACTAAAGAATATAGTTTTTTAAGTAGTAGTGTGGTTAAAGAAATCGCTCAATTCGGTGGCTCTGTCAGCCATCTAGTCCCAGAAAACGTTTCTAGAGATATTTACTCATACTATAGTTAA
- the folP gene encoding dihydropteroate synthase, protein MSNLTTIREHIFTWGKRTYIMGVLNVTPDSFSDGGEFDKVENALLQAMKMIEAGADIIDIGGQSTRPGAQEISLEAELSRVIPVITAIRQQSSIPISLDTTRAIVAAQGIAAGADLINDISGGTFDRLLLPTVAKLAVPIILMHLRGNPQTMQSLTHYDNLVKEIKEFLQDRVKEALQWGIARENIIIDPGIGFAKTGRQNLELLRELGQFRDLDLPVLIGLSRKRFIGDITGKDDPKERVFGTAAACAIAIAKGADILRVHDVAAIVDVRKVVDAIERS, encoded by the coding sequence ATGTCTAATTTAACGACAATTCGTGAACATATTTTTACTTGGGGAAAACGCACCTATATCATGGGTGTTTTGAACGTTACTCCCGATAGTTTTAGTGATGGGGGAGAATTTGACAAGGTTGAAAATGCCCTGCTACAGGCGATGAAAATGATCGAGGCTGGGGCAGATATAATCGATATCGGTGGTCAATCCACCCGTCCGGGAGCGCAAGAAATTAGCCTAGAAGCAGAATTATCGCGAGTTATCCCCGTAATCACCGCTATTCGACAACAAAGTTCTATTCCTATCTCTCTCGATACCACTAGGGCGATCGTAGCAGCCCAAGGTATCGCCGCCGGGGCCGATTTGATCAATGATATTTCTGGGGGAACCTTCGATCGCCTATTATTGCCTACGGTGGCTAAATTGGCCGTTCCCATCATCCTCATGCACCTGCGGGGCAATCCGCAAACCATGCAATCGTTAACACATTATGATAATTTAGTCAAGGAAATTAAAGAATTTTTACAGGATCGCGTTAAGGAAGCTTTACAGTGGGGTATTGCTAGGGAAAATATTATCATCGATCCGGGGATTGGTTTCGCCAAAACTGGGCGACAAAATCTTGAGTTATTGCGAGAATTAGGGCAATTTCGGGATTTAGATTTACCTGTTTTAATTGGATTGTCGAGAAAACGCTTTATCGGCGATATTACAGGCAAAGATGACCCAAAAGAACGAGTTTTTGGAACGGCGGCGGCCTGTGCCATAGCGATCGCCAAGGGGGCCGATATCCTGCGCGTTCATGATGTGGCCGCGATCGTAGATGTGAGGAAAGTGGTGGACGCAATCGAGCGAAGTTGA
- a CDS encoding cupin domain-containing protein, which yields MNSQLTSDHCMLPVIRSPRDYQVFRISAGDTNRLAIVFDSTVAGDSLTVCVEIFDPHGRTPTHRHHFAVEMFFILKGEGMAICDGKPIPLRPGDSLLVRPTGIHEIRNVGDGRLYALCFMVPNEDFSELIRNGISEELDAEDLEVLMGTIKG from the coding sequence ATGAATAGCCAACTAACTAGCGATCATTGTATGTTACCCGTGATTCGATCTCCCCGGGATTATCAAGTTTTTCGCATTAGTGCTGGGGATACGAATCGTTTAGCGATCGTCTTCGATTCTACCGTAGCGGGGGATTCCTTGACCGTCTGTGTGGAAATTTTCGATCCCCACGGTCGCACCCCTACCCATCGTCATCATTTTGCCGTAGAAATGTTTTTTATCCTCAAAGGGGAAGGAATGGCTATCTGTGATGGTAAACCGATTCCCCTGAGGCCGGGGGATAGTTTATTAGTCCGTCCCACGGGTATTCACGAGATTAGAAATGTGGGGGACGGAAGACTGTATGCACTATGTTTTATGGTTCCCAATGAGGATTTTTCGGAATTAATTCGCAATGGTATCTCAGAGGAGTTAGACGCAGAAGATTTAGAGGTGTTGATGGGAACTATTAAAGGATAA
- a CDS encoding Rpn family recombination-promoting nuclease/putative transposase produces the protein MKTDSIFYRMFLDFPDSFFELIERPDVIVSNYRFTSQEVKQLAFRLDGLFLPLDNLENLPFYLVEVQFQKDEDLYYRLFSELFLYLRQYKPLSPWQIVVIYPSRDIEREHPQQFADLLSLDRVKRIYLDELPNDETPSLAIALSKLVTESESQAVNSAKILIKQAQREVSDRLVQRNVIDLIETIIIYKLPQKSREEIEAMLELQDLKQTRFYQEAFGDGIERGIEQGINLQKLKTIPLLQDLGLTPQQISERLDLNLETVLNYLAQQQQ, from the coding sequence ATGAAAACTGACAGCATATTCTATCGAATGTTTCTCGATTTTCCCGATTCGTTCTTTGAATTAATTGAGCGACCCGATGTTATTGTTAGCAATTATCGATTTACTTCTCAAGAAGTTAAACAACTAGCTTTTCGATTGGATGGTTTATTTTTGCCCCTCGATAATCTAGAAAATTTGCCCTTTTATCTGGTAGAAGTGCAGTTTCAAAAGGATGAAGACCTATATTATCGATTATTTTCAGAACTTTTCCTGTATCTTAGACAGTATAAACCTTTGTCACCCTGGCAGATAGTTGTTATTTATCCCAGTCGAGACATTGAGCGAGAACATCCCCAGCAATTTGCTGACTTGTTATCCTTGGACAGGGTTAAAAGAATCTATCTGGATGAATTGCCAAATGACGAGACTCCTTCCTTAGCGATCGCTCTGAGCAAATTGGTTACGGAAAGTGAGAGTCAAGCTGTTAATTCTGCTAAGATTTTAATTAAACAGGCTCAAAGAGAAGTTAGCGATCGCTTAGTGCAGAGAAATGTCATTGATTTAATCGAAACGATAATCATTTATAAGTTACCCCAAAAAAGTCGGGAGGAAATTGAAGCTATGTTGGAACTACAAGACCTAAAACAAACTCGTTTCTATCAAGAAGCTTTTGGAGATGGAATTGAACGGGGAATTGAACAGGGAATAAACTTGCAAAAATTGAAAACAATTCCTCTACTGCAAGACCTCGGTTTAACCCCGCAACAAATCTCGGAACGCTTAGACTTGAATCTGGAAACAGTGCTTAACTATTTGGCACAACAGCAACAATAA
- a CDS encoding S66 peptidase family protein, with translation MIIPSFLQPGAKVSLVATSGAVKELAALEKGVEIWRSRGYQVEFSENWANRLGYLAGSDEQRRQALAQTWQDADCQAILCARGGYGSARLLENWTWAKTNPKWLIGFSDVTGILWSLAKQGICSVHGPVLTTLAQESPQSIDRLFSLLEGRPLAPLIGQGWGGGKVRGRLLPANLTVATHLLGTSVQPTLEGVILALEDVTEAPYRIDRMLTQWRMLGIFSQIKAIALGRFSRCLAAPDSDSQTVEEVLKERLGDLGIAVIAELPFGHDGDNAALPVGTMVELDGDRGILEFFYPQ, from the coding sequence ATGATCATCCCATCATTTCTGCAACCCGGTGCTAAAGTTTCTCTGGTGGCCACCAGTGGAGCCGTCAAGGAATTAGCCGCCCTAGAAAAAGGCGTAGAAATCTGGCGATCGAGGGGTTATCAAGTGGAATTTAGCGAGAATTGGGCTAATCGTCTCGGTTATCTCGCCGGTAGCGACGAGCAACGTCGTCAAGCTTTAGCCCAAACATGGCAAGATGCCGATTGTCAAGCAATTCTCTGCGCTAGGGGGGGTTACGGTAGCGCTCGCCTCTTAGAAAATTGGACATGGGCAAAAACTAACCCCAAATGGTTAATCGGTTTTTCCGACGTGACGGGGATTTTATGGAGTTTAGCGAAACAGGGCATTTGTAGCGTTCACGGGCCAGTTTTAACCACCTTAGCCCAAGAAAGTCCCCAATCAATCGATCGCCTCTTTTCTCTTCTGGAAGGTCGTCCTTTAGCCCCTCTTATCGGTCAAGGTTGGGGTGGGGGCAAAGTGCGGGGACGCTTATTACCGGCCAATTTAACCGTAGCCACCCATCTCCTCGGAACCTCGGTTCAACCCACCCTAGAGGGGGTAATTTTAGCCCTAGAGGACGTAACCGAGGCACCCTACCGGATCGATCGAATGTTAACTCAGTGGCGAATGCTGGGCATTTTCTCGCAAATTAAAGCCATTGCTCTCGGTCGTTTTAGCCGTTGTCTGGCAGCCCCCGACAGTGATAGTCAAACCGTAGAGGAAGTCTTAAAAGAGCGTTTGGGCGATTTAGGCATTGCGGTTATTGCTGAGTTACCTTTCGGTCATGATGGCGATAATGCCGCTTTACCGGTGGGAACAATGGTAGAACTGGACGGGGATCGGGGAATCTTAGAATTTTTCTATCCCCAATGA
- a CDS encoding SDR family oxidoreductase, translating to MKVLVVGATGTLGRQIVRHAIDQGHQVRCLVRSQRKAAFLKEWGAELVGGTLRDKSTIITALEGMDAVIDAATARATDSASIKQVDWDGKVNLIQAAKTAGVDRFIFFSILNAEKYPNVPLMEIKRCTEKFLAESGLKSTILRPCGFMQGLIGQYAIPMLDNQTVWITGESTAIAYMDTQDIAKFAVRALEVPETVGQSYPVVGSKAWKAEEIIEVCERLSGKEGKIWRLPMGLLRFMRGISRCFQWTYNISDRLAFAEVLASGQALDAPMAEVYQVFGLDPSQTTTLESYLQEYFSRILKKLKEIDFEKQKAQKKKKTPFKKKA from the coding sequence ATGAAAGTATTAGTTGTCGGTGCGACGGGAACCCTAGGGCGACAGATCGTGCGTCATGCCATCGATCAGGGACATCAAGTGCGTTGTTTGGTACGCAGTCAGAGAAAAGCGGCTTTTTTGAAGGAATGGGGCGCGGAATTAGTCGGGGGAACCCTGCGGGATAAAAGTACGATTATTACTGCTTTAGAGGGAATGGACGCAGTGATCGATGCCGCTACTGCCCGGGCGACGGACTCGGCCAGCATTAAACAGGTGGATTGGGATGGTAAAGTTAATCTGATTCAAGCGGCCAAAACTGCCGGAGTAGATCGCTTTATTTTCTTTTCGATTCTCAATGCCGAAAAATATCCCAACGTGCCTTTAATGGAGATAAAACGCTGTACCGAGAAATTTCTAGCAGAATCGGGGTTAAAATCTACAATTCTCCGTCCCTGTGGCTTTATGCAGGGTTTAATCGGTCAATACGCCATCCCGATGTTAGATAATCAAACCGTCTGGATCACGGGAGAAAGTACGGCGATCGCCTACATGGACACCCAAGATATCGCTAAATTCGCCGTTCGCGCTTTAGAAGTCCCCGAAACCGTCGGTCAGTCCTATCCCGTGGTGGGCAGCAAAGCTTGGAAAGCTGAAGAAATTATCGAAGTTTGCGAGCGCCTATCGGGTAAAGAGGGGAAAATTTGGCGTTTACCCATGGGATTACTGCGTTTTATGCGAGGAATAAGCCGTTGTTTCCAATGGACTTATAATATATCTGACCGACTAGCTTTTGCGGAAGTTCTCGCTAGTGGTCAAGCTCTTGATGCCCCCATGGCAGAAGTTTATCAAGTATTTGGCCTTGATCCGAGTCAAACAACTACTTTAGAATCCTATTTACAAGAATACTTTAGCCGCATTCTCAAGAAGCTCAAGGAAATCGACTTCGAGAAACAAAAAGCTCAGAAGAAGAAGAAAACCCCTTTCAAAAAGAAAGCGTGA
- a CDS encoding NAD(+) kinase translates to MPKIGIIYNDIKPIACKTAHQIQDQLLSLGWQVFMATGSGGLLGHSKPSRPVCFTPIDQLVPPHFEQDLSFAIVLGGDGTVLSAARQLATLNLPLLTVNTGHMGFLTEIYLNQLEPALEQVLEGKYTIENRSMITVRLFREDTLLWEALSLNEVVVHREPLTSMCHFEIQIGEHAPVDIAADGVILSTPTGSTAYALSAGGPVITPDVPVLQLAPICPHSLASRSLVFSDKETVNIFPATANRMVMVVDGNGGSYILPEDRINVQKSPHQVHFIRLQSTEFFRILREKLGWGLPHIAKPTSVELP, encoded by the coding sequence ATGCCCAAAATCGGCATTATTTACAACGATATTAAGCCTATCGCTTGTAAAACAGCCCATCAGATACAAGATCAGCTACTTTCTTTAGGTTGGCAGGTGTTTATGGCTACCGGCAGCGGTGGTCTGCTAGGCCATTCTAAACCCTCTCGTCCCGTTTGTTTTACCCCGATCGATCAGTTAGTCCCCCCCCACTTCGAGCAAGATTTAAGTTTTGCGATCGTGCTGGGTGGCGATGGTACAGTCCTATCGGCGGCCCGGCAGTTGGCTACCCTCAATTTGCCCCTGTTAACGGTCAATACGGGACACATGGGCTTTTTGACAGAAATTTACCTAAATCAGCTTGAACCCGCCTTAGAGCAGGTTCTAGAGGGGAAATACACCATCGAAAATCGCTCGATGATCACGGTGCGACTGTTTCGCGAAGATACCCTCCTCTGGGAGGCACTTTCTCTCAATGAGGTGGTCGTCCACCGGGAACCCCTCACCAGTATGTGTCATTTTGAGATTCAAATTGGTGAACACGCACCCGTCGATATCGCTGCCGATGGGGTGATTCTCTCCACTCCGACCGGTTCTACTGCCTATGCTCTCAGCGCCGGTGGCCCGGTAATAACTCCCGATGTGCCGGTATTACAATTAGCTCCCATTTGTCCCCATTCTTTAGCTTCCAGATCCTTAGTATTTTCTGACAAGGAAACAGTAAATATTTTCCCAGCAACTGCTAATCGCATGGTGATGGTAGTGGACGGCAATGGCGGTTCTTATATCTTGCCAGAAGATCGAATTAATGTGCAGAAATCGCCCCACCAAGTCCATTTTATTCGTCTGCAATCAACGGAATTCTTCCGCATCCTCCGGGAAAAATTGGGTTGGGGGTTGCCTCATATTGCTAAACCAACTTCGGTGGAATTACCTTAA